From one Paeniglutamicibacter psychrophenolicus genomic stretch:
- a CDS encoding DUF6716 putative glycosyltransferase produces the protein MNTPVARPSIVAVADSDSYLKLACTTLDALGPEWDRRVVLVRTPIAPTPEQVAAATSGTCFQDVQIPVLPRAALDYRSLDAHIIFAAATGPVVSELFTKLLRSRANAVRPSALISALPGVAYPATAKGWAYRRSGDAFIVHSHAEAREFLQLAEAETGHRPDVLVSKLPFLKTAGFPQPAPSPIDTVVFAAQAKVPVQRAERQEILLALEKVARLNPAVRVVVKLRARAGEPQTHLEAHPYDSLWEELVAAGKIGNGHVEFVTGPMEKSLAPGSALLTVSSTAALEAVDRGLPVLVLTDFGLNDAMLNSVFRGSGLLGTLDDAASLHFSFPNRAWLRENYFHRRGPEFASALAHYAQRATNQTLATSEAQLAMVKEVAFRQRVRTTLPRPALAMLLRIRRWWLSERGSRT, from the coding sequence ATGAACACACCCGTTGCCAGGCCAAGCATCGTTGCGGTGGCCGACTCGGATTCCTACCTCAAGCTCGCCTGCACCACGCTCGATGCCCTGGGACCGGAATGGGACCGACGCGTGGTGCTGGTGCGCACCCCCATCGCGCCGACGCCCGAACAGGTTGCCGCCGCCACCTCGGGCACCTGCTTCCAGGACGTGCAGATCCCGGTGCTGCCGCGTGCAGCCCTGGATTACCGCTCGCTGGATGCGCACATCATCTTTGCCGCGGCCACCGGACCGGTGGTCAGCGAGCTTTTCACCAAGCTCCTGCGCTCGAGGGCCAATGCGGTGCGCCCCTCCGCACTGATCTCGGCGTTGCCCGGAGTCGCCTACCCGGCCACCGCCAAGGGATGGGCCTACCGGCGCAGCGGAGATGCGTTCATCGTGCATTCCCATGCCGAGGCCCGCGAGTTCCTGCAACTGGCGGAGGCGGAAACCGGGCACCGCCCCGACGTCTTGGTCTCCAAGCTGCCGTTCCTGAAGACCGCGGGGTTCCCGCAGCCGGCTCCATCCCCCATCGACACCGTGGTGTTCGCGGCCCAGGCCAAGGTCCCGGTGCAGCGTGCCGAGCGCCAGGAGATCCTGCTGGCCCTGGAGAAGGTGGCGAGGCTGAACCCGGCGGTCCGGGTCGTGGTCAAGCTCCGTGCCCGGGCCGGGGAACCCCAGACCCACCTCGAGGCCCACCCCTACGACAGCCTGTGGGAGGAGCTGGTCGCCGCCGGGAAGATCGGGAACGGGCATGTGGAGTTCGTGACGGGCCCCATGGAGAAATCGCTGGCTCCCGGTTCCGCGTTGCTGACGGTCTCCTCAACCGCGGCCCTGGAGGCGGTGGACCGCGGGTTGCCGGTGCTGGTCCTGACCGACTTCGGGCTCAATGATGCGATGCTCAACTCGGTTTTCCGTGGTTCGGGCCTGCTCGGAACCCTAGATGACGCGGCTTCGTTGCACTTTTCTTTCCCGAATCGTGCGTGGTTGCGCGAGAACTACTTCCACCGCCGCGGCCCGGAGTTCGCCTCGGCCCTGGCCCATTACGCGCAGCGCGCCACGAACCAGACATTGGCCACGTCAGAGGCGCAATTGGCAATGGTGAAGGAGGTCGCCTTCCGGCAGCGGGTCCGCACCACCTTGCCCCGTCCGGCATTGGCAATGCTGTTGCGGATCCGGCGTTGGTGGCTGAGCGAACGGGGCTCTCGGACCTGA